In the Salvia miltiorrhiza cultivar Shanhuang (shh) chromosome 8, IMPLAD_Smil_shh, whole genome shotgun sequence genome, GCCACGACAGATGCTAGAGAAGCTTTACAGGGTGCAGACTTTTGCTTCCATGCTGTACCTGTGCAGGTTGTTCCACTTCTTCTCTGTAGTGCTGCTTTTCGTATTAAGGATGTCCCAACAAAAATTTGGATAATCAGGTGTTGCTAAATGTGTCATTTGTAAATAGGGAACTTAAAAATACTGTCTCATAGTGTAAACTTGTGAAAATATTGTTGCATAACAATAACAATTGCTTCAAGCTGGATATTGTCTTGCTTATCTAATGTCTCTTGATGCAGTTCAGTGCCTTGTTCCTTGAGGGCGTTGCTGATTTTGTTGATCCGAGCCTACCTTTTATTTCTCTCAGCAAAGGCCTGGAGCTCAATACATATAGAATGATGTCTCAAATAATTCCCCGAGCACTGAGAAATCCTCGCCAGCCCTATGTGGTTCTATCTGGGCCTTCATTTTCTCTGGAGTTGATGAACAAATTGCCAACAGGTACGTAGCTTATGTTCCTATATTATGTTGTATATAGTGTAATCTGAAGTGACTTAAACATCTGTTTGTGTATGTGTAGCCATGGTGGTGGCATCAAAGGACAAAAAGATGGCAAATGCTGTTCAGCAACTTCTTGCTTCTAAGAACTTGAGAATCAACACTTCAAGGTTGTAATTGTACTAAAGATTTAATCTAGAATCTTGCATGCCTGCTTGAAAAATGATAGAAATGTGAAAAGCACGAGCACTGGTGATATTCTTGTATGCTCAGCAGTAACACCTGATGCTACAGTGATGTTACAGGGGTTGAAATTGCAGGTGCTCTTAAGAATGTACTTGCTATAGCTGCTGGGATCGTAGAAGGGCTGAATCTCGGAAATAATTCAATGGCAGCTCTTGTCactcaaggttgctctgagatAAGATGGCTGGCAACAAAGGTTTGCTGATAAATAAATTTCACATTCACTGAATCTGTCAAAGACTCAAAGGCTTTTGAATCGTGTAGTTCTAGTCCAACGTTCCTCTTTAGCAGGCTGAATAACTCGTATATATCTAAAATTCCACTGCCTTAGAAATATGtccattacaaataaaatagaaaatatgaaaAGGGAAGGGTCATTTTCTCTTGAATGTAAATTTCGTACATCAAAACTTCCAGTCTCAGCATGACTATGTAATGCACAAGTATACATTGAACTCTGGCAGTACCCTAACCATCAGGCTTGTTTCTTGAAGATATCTTGATCCTTGTCTTTTTAATACGTTTTTCGTTAATCTCCAATCAGATGGGAGCCAAGTCAACAACATTGACCGGTTTGTCTGGAAATGGAGACATCATGCTGACTTGTTTTGTGAATCTTTCACGAAACAGAAGAGTTGGTGTTCGTCTTGGATCCGGGGAAAAACTTGATGACATTCTCAATTCTATGAACCAGGTGTCTTGAAAACTCCCACTTGATGATTTAATCTTAAGTTCATGTGAGTTGGTTCCCAACAGTTTAGCAGCTCTGGTTTTCAGGTAGCTGAGGGCGTATCCACTGCCGGAGCCGTGATTGCATTGGCACAGAAATATAAGGTTAAGCTGCCGGTCTTGACAGCAGTTGCTCGCATTGTTGATAACGAACTCACGCCAACAAAAGCCGTTTTTGAACTGATGAATCTGCCACAGGTATGGTTTGTTGGTGACGTTTTCCCAATTCTTTAGAGAGATGGATTTTTAGGATAACGTTGGATTTCATTTCATGGTGTGTAGGTTGAAGAAGTTTAGGTTTCGAGAATGTTTAATATGAGGTCTGGGCGACGATAGATAAGATAGGTTGCGAGTTGTGCAGAAATTTTGTGTATCAATGTATTCACAACGTTTGACTTGTGAAGCTAAGGACTCGAATTGAAATGTAAATAAAACTTCCGGGTGCCGGAAAATTTTTACAggacacaattaaaaaaaatgttggtAGGTTGGGTACCAATTAGATACATTATTGAAAAATTGTGACATAATAGATAATTCGGGCAAACGATGAGatataaagtgatatttacccttttgtACATAAAGTGACATTTACCCTTTTGTTTATTAGTCAACTTGACCACCTCAAATTTTGAGATGACCATATCAATATTAAATTAGATAGGAATACAACTTATTAGCATATCAAACAAAAGTTCAATGattgttaataaaaaaaaaatgagaaaaaataaataaattaatgagcAAAATCTGAATTTAGTCAAAATTCAACAACGGGTAATATCCCCTTTATTTGGGACTCCCAACAATGCTATGTGAAATCTATGCAAGTTCAATACTTAACAATATCgtgtaaaaaatattaaaaatttatgcaAAGCCAAATCTAATAATACCACATCCCCAGAAAGATACAAGACCAAGCGAGTAGTGCAAGGCTACCCCCACTCCATTCACATCTCTACCGAAAATGCTCAAAAATTATAAATGTTTGTTAAAGCAAGAATATAAGGAATTTGTGTTTGCAAAGTTTATTAGATTGTATAAATTGAGTTAGTTGAGTAGTGTTTACAGTGGGGACACAAGTGGGATGTTGTTTtgtatatgcacataataagcAGCCACTGCCATGATTCATTCTCTTTTGTCCTCCTCAACATCTTCCCCAAGACCGAACACATGATCTGATGCAATCGATgccttcctttcttttctttccacttTTGATGCCAACTCTCCACCCACTACTACTCCCGCACCGGTCAGTGATATGCCCTCCTCATCATCTTCACCTGTCTCGTACGCATATCTACAATAATTCATAAACATCAgctcaaacaaaacaaacataTAATTCCACCGCATTGCTGCTTAAGAATGCATCCAGATCGACGCCATCATAAACGAAGTGAGAGCACTTTCTTCTACTGCTTCTTGCCTTTGCTTCCTAGCCATTTAATTAAATGCTGCACAAGTTCTTACAACTAAGTTTATTGCATGTGGCATCACGGGGTATATCGTCCTCACAAAACTAGACACATCCTATTGGCACAGCTATTTTTATCAAGAAGTCAATTGTCTTCTTACTTCTTGAGGTGGGGTATCACATTTAAGTTTCCTTGATGCTGCATATCATTGCATTGGAAATTGTCATGGCAGAATTGCATACCTAAATTTTCTGTTACTTTGTTTAACTCTTGGTTATATAGCGATCTTGCTAATTGACAATACATGACCAAATATATTGACTACAGATGATTTGAAATCTTAAATGCAACTTCCAGTTTGTCATGGACCTCATGGTCTAAGAATAAGATACTTGTTTTGAGTAAACTATCAAATTTCCCATGCCTGCACTGGAATCACCAGTCAAAAATATATCTTGGGACAAGACCAGACACAGACCGAGATAGATTTCAGTATCATTGTAGAAGCAAGCGACAACAGATGGAATCAAATTGAATTAGAGCTAGAAGGCCAAAAAGATAGAAGTTACCTCGTAGGGTTATTAGAAGGAGCAAAAAGGATGCATATGACTACCAACAAGATGAAGGCAAGCAAAGTCCAGAAAGCTGGGATAATCCACGCTCTTCGCCACGATTCACTAAGGGGGTCACTGGCATTGAAATACAACTGACCAAGCAAAAATTCATGTCAAGTTTATGCAATTATAGCACAGAAACAAACGCAAGGAATTCCCACAATTCTTTTGCTGTCTGCATCTAAGATGCTAAATAGAGTTTCCTGTTGAAACTGAGGGGTAATCAGAAAGCGCAGCGTCATGGTATTTCATTGTCAAAACCCCATAGCCATTCCCACTCACATTTTAAAATGTGGAAAGTTTGTGGGCTAATACAGCTTTATAAGAAACACTGACCAGGTGTCAGCTAAGCAAAGGAGAGAGTTTGGGCAAATATTTACTAGGGATGCAGAATTACCTCATAGCCAATCCAAGCTACCGAAAGCAAAATGGATATTGCCAAAGCATTGGTGAACTTGCGATAAAGCTCAAGTTTTGCCATGCTTCTACGTATCTGATCGCAAACACAATTAAAAGCTTTGTTATAATTTAGAAGTGAGTAAATACTTTGAGATATACAGGCTCCTGACAAATTTTCACCTAGAATAGACTACAGAGCTAGTTGAAAGAACTGAACACTTTGCGCTATcctatatttattaaaaatgctGTGAAATACTCCAAGTCTCCAAAACAATATATAACAGATCAACAACTAACATGGTATACTAATTAGTTTTTAAGCAGATACATGTAATGACAGTTCCAAATTTCACACAAATTGGAAAATCCAGACAATCTAAATAGCACCTAATTTCTACTCAAAATGCACAAAGCTCAGGTACAAACGCATAATACTCGAGTCACCAGTTGGTTCACATGTATTATTTGACACCTAAAATTTGAGATCATTAGCCTGGTTTGTTGACTTGTGCAATTTGTTTTTATGAAACACAATGGATATGGGATCCTCATTGTTGCAAATTTTAAGGCCAAGTAAACTTTTGTGCCAAAGTATGGGGAGTAAATGGAGTTATGTACCATCAACCCCACTTTGCATGGCCCAAAAATGCACATGCAtactaaaaaaaacaaatgagCATTATAAAAAGGATCAGGGAAGAAGGAAAGAAATTAAATTCTTAGGGATATTAAAGACCTTGTTGATTGTTAAACTGATGAATTTCACACATATCAGGACAAGATGCAAAAATTATTCATTCATCAACTGAGAATGGCCAAGTTATACTGCTAAATCCTTCTCACCAATCCCAATTATCCAAAACCCTCAGATAGGAAACAACAAGCTCGAAAGAAACTTAAAATGATTCTGTTAGACTTAGTTGATGAAGGAAGACGGAAAAAAACCTGAAGCTTCTCCAATGTTTTGGATAATGATGAAAAGATCCAAACGATAAAGCATGCGTCCAGAAGTGCTACTGGTAGTACCAAAAAGAGCCTGGTTTTTCCAGCAAAGTCATTGATATTTCCTAAATGTTCAACAAGCTCCAGCGCTTCTGATGCCATGAAATAAACCATACCGAGAAGAATTACTTTCGCACTTATTCCTCCTAAGGTTGGTCTCATAACACCATAACCCATTGAAACCACAAGCAACAGAAGGCGGGAGACAGTTTTCTTTATAGCAGTGAATGTAACTGCCCACAGTGTAATACCAATTGGTCTGCTGCCAGTGGCATTAAAGTTTGCATATTCAAAGTACCAAAGAGCCATTTCACACATTCCTAAACCAATCACAGCAGTGATTTGATAATGCAGTTGAATTATATCTTTCCACTGTTGTACAAACCGCAGAAACCACAAGAGACCAAGAATAAGATACGCAAGGGACATAAAACCATAAAATGTCATCATTGGTGCCATTTTCCCCGGTAGATAACCTTCTGGGTTCCTCCAGACAGTTCTTCCACTGATTAATGTGCCCTTCAGCTGTGGATCACAAACCACAAAATATAGATAGTACATACCAGTTTTGTCAATCTCAACGGTTTGGAAGTCCATCTTAGCCTCTTCATTGACCCCTTCAAATGCAACCTGAAGCCTTTTTGGCCACTCTGGGTTATCAGGAGGATTACGGATAATGACCTCACCAACCTTGCAGACCCCTTCCTTAGCAAGAGTACGATTGCAACATATGGCATTGGAGTTCATATAAGCTCTTCCAATCTTATCACTGTCTTTAACCTCAACTATAATGGCCTCTACCACTCCAGTACTCTGCTGATATTCGTTCTGCTTCTGGGCAACCTCCGTTGGCCTCCTAAATGTGACAGACTCAAACCTAAAACAGAACAGAATAAAGTGACAATTATTCTTTTTTAGACCCGGAAAATGTAGAAATTTGGATCAAGGAATACTATTTATGGCCCTAAACCATAAGTACTGTGCTTGCTATAACCATAGAACTTCATCCGACCAACTTAGTAGGAAACTTAATAGACGTCCTCATGGATGCTTGTATTGACAGCGTGGAATACACTTGAGCTGCATTAAGTAGTAAAATTTTGTATCTAGACAACATTTAGACCCAGCAAATTCATCCACAACGATCATATTCTTCAATTGATTATTCAGATGAATATCAATGATGGAAGATAGCTAAGACTATcacaaagaaaacaaacaaaacacTAGGCATTTCAATATTAACTACAATAACTAACTTAAAgtgcttataagctccccaaaaaataagttcctctaccgtaacttttttctcattatcttataagcaacactcattttataaaatttattcaactataattttttagtttcattatatatcattctaatttcatatctcttcgattttctctctctaacaaagattttgtatctctaactaaaaattctctctctagcttataagttcaattatccaaacactttgacaacttataagttcatatgaaactacatcttataagttgttgaaacat is a window encoding:
- the LOC130997213 gene encoding glycerol-3-phosphate dehydrogenase [NAD(+)] 2, chloroplastic isoform X3; translated protein: MIALKKKRGKREGIPQRRARGIQILVKRSNICFIIFLESETEQNRREWLLHSLSRHFHPTIRPSLSNPFPIAIFSNFPAPPPPHLLSASAPPMNSSSCHLPSPPDASQEHSVSLERSRDRRKVVRVAWEKLLRWSRSLRSKAKTDVLERTKKVVVLGGGSFGTAMAAHVADRKAQLEVNMLVRDAEVCQSINESHLNCKYFPTHKLPENVVATTDAREALQGADFCFHAVPVQFSALFLEGVADFVDPSLPFISLSKGLELNTYRMMSQIIPRALRNPRQPYVVLSGPSFSLELMNKLPTAMVVASKDKKMANAVQQLLASKNLRINTSSDVTGVEIAGALKNVLAIAAGIVEGLNLGNNSMAALVTQGCSEIRWLATKMGAKSTTLTGLSGNGDIMLTCFVNLSRNRRVGVRLGSGEKLDDILNSMNQLWFSGS
- the LOC130997213 gene encoding glycerol-3-phosphate dehydrogenase [NAD(+)] 2, chloroplastic isoform X2 — protein: MIALKKKRGKREGIPQRRARGIQILVKRSNICFIIFLESETEQNRREWLLHSLSRHFHPTIRPSLSNPFPIAIFSNFPAPPPPHLLSASAPPMNSSSCHLPSPPDASQEHSVSLERSRDRRKVVRVAWEKLLRWSRSLRSKAKTDVLERTKKVVVLGGGSFGTAMAAHVADRKAQLEVNMLVRDAEVCQSINESHLNCKYFPTHKLPENVVATTDAREALQGADFCFHAVPVQFSALFLEGVADFVDPSLPFISLSKGLELNTYRMMSQIIPRALRNPRQPYVVLSGPSFSLELMNKLPTAMVVASKDKKMANAVQQLLASKNLRINTSSDVTGVEIAGALKNVLAIAAGIVEGLNLGNNSMAALVTQGCSEIRWLATKMGAKSTTLTGLSGNGDIMLTCFVNLSRNRRVGVRLGSGEKLDDILNSMNQVAEGVSTAGAVIALAQKYKVKLPVLTAVARIVDNELTPTKAVFELMNLPQVEEV
- the LOC130997213 gene encoding glycerol-3-phosphate dehydrogenase [NAD(+)] 2, chloroplastic isoform X4, yielding MAAHVADRKAQLEVNMLVRDAEVCQSINESHLNCKYFPTHKLPENVVATTDAREALQGADFCFHAVPVQFSALFLEGVADFVDPSLPFISLSKGLELNTYRMMSQIIPRALRNPRQPYVVLSGPSFSLELMNKLPTAMVVASKDKKMANAVQQLLASKNLRINTSSDVTGVEIAGALKNVLAIAAGIVEGLNLGNNSMAALVTQGCSEIRWLATKMGAKSTTLTGLSGNGDIMLTCFVNLSRNRRVGVRLGSGEKLDDILNSMNQVAEGVSTAGAVIALAQKYKVKLPVLTAVARIVDNELTPTKAVFELMNLPQVWFVGDVFPIL
- the LOC130997212 gene encoding uncharacterized protein LOC130997212 — translated: MVLRRGTQCDLLLAYGRNIPVIFVLLLLIFVRENGVRASIHEYKNEAFIPRFNSFFFHGGSEGLYASKVLDPPKNTPTDDNNKPLNGKSFIRFESVTFRRPTEVAQKQNEYQQSTGVVEAIIVEVKDSDKIGRAYMNSNAICCNRTLAKEGVCKVGEVIIRNPPDNPEWPKRLQVAFEGVNEEAKMDFQTVEIDKTGMYYLYFVVCDPQLKGTLISGRTVWRNPEGYLPGKMAPMMTFYGFMSLAYLILGLLWFLRFVQQWKDIIQLHYQITAVIGLGMCEMALWYFEYANFNATGSRPIGITLWAVTFTAIKKTVSRLLLLVVSMGYGVMRPTLGGISAKVILLGMVYFMASEALELVEHLGNINDFAGKTRLFLVLPVALLDACFIVWIFSSLSKTLEKLQIRRSMAKLELYRKFTNALAISILLSVAWIGYELYFNASDPLSESWRRAWIIPAFWTLLAFILLVVICILFAPSNNPTRYAYETGEDDEEGISLTGAGVVVGGELASKVERKERKASIASDHVFGLGEDVEEDKRE
- the LOC130997213 gene encoding glycerol-3-phosphate dehydrogenase [NAD(+)] 2, chloroplastic isoform X1 — translated: MIALKKKRGKREGIPQRRARGIQILVKRSNICFIIFLESETEQNRREWLLHSLSRHFHPTIRPSLSNPFPIAIFSNFPAPPPPHLLSASAPPMNSSSCHLPSPPDASQEHSVSLERSRDRRKVVRVAWEKLLRWSRSLRSKAKTDVLERTKKVVVLGGGSFGTAMAAHVADRKAQLEVNMLVRDAEVCQSINESHLNCKYFPTHKLPENVVATTDAREALQGADFCFHAVPVQFSALFLEGVADFVDPSLPFISLSKGLELNTYRMMSQIIPRALRNPRQPYVVLSGPSFSLELMNKLPTAMVVASKDKKMANAVQQLLASKNLRINTSSDVTGVEIAGALKNVLAIAAGIVEGLNLGNNSMAALVTQGCSEIRWLATKMGAKSTTLTGLSGNGDIMLTCFVNLSRNRRVGVRLGSGEKLDDILNSMNQVAEGVSTAGAVIALAQKYKVKLPVLTAVARIVDNELTPTKAVFELMNLPQVWFVGDVFPIL